In a single window of the Photobacterium profundum SS9 genome:
- a CDS encoding Spy/CpxP family protein refolding chaperone, producing the protein MKYRKKVIMGITSSVVLVATLAYAAPNWESGMMGMMGGPGMMSGGCMMGGGQGMMSKHNGMMHGRGTMAGGMGIGAMQEQFDELENQLKLNKEQQVKWDEFEQIIELQANSMIEHRQQMLEFFQDSQTLPQRLERHTQMMGERFASMTSYSAALSSVYQSLDPNQKKILDQNTFMGCFS; encoded by the coding sequence ATGAAATATAGGAAGAAAGTTATCATGGGTATAACATCATCAGTCGTTCTGGTGGCCACTTTGGCTTATGCTGCACCAAATTGGGAAAGTGGCATGATGGGAATGATGGGCGGCCCGGGTATGATGAGCGGGGGCTGCATGATGGGTGGCGGTCAGGGCATGATGTCAAAACATAACGGCATGATGCATGGGCGAGGTACTATGGCCGGAGGTATGGGCATTGGAGCGATGCAGGAGCAGTTCGATGAACTGGAAAATCAGCTCAAACTGAACAAAGAACAACAAGTAAAATGGGATGAGTTCGAGCAGATCATAGAGCTTCAAGCAAACTCTATGATCGAGCATCGCCAGCAGATGCTTGAGTTTTTCCAGGACAGTCAGACGCTTCCTCAACGTCTTGAACGTCATACCCAAATGATGGGCGAGCGATTCGCCAGCATGACTTCCTATTCCGCGGCATTATCCAGCGTTTATCAGAGCCTAGATCCTAATCAGAAGAAGATTCTGGACCAAAACACCTTTATGGGATGTTTTAGCTAG
- a CDS encoding GntR family transcriptional regulator, with translation MLELPVVTARNYIIECIINRVYADGLFLPNQKELSGIIGVSLCTLRNALKMLETEGWIKIEHGKGSLVLPFMSYATLITATSRIAHMKSDELSKKIYQDASDIKQRIEQKIDHCNLVHQLFLNDLKKITSAINMDT, from the coding sequence ATGCTTGAGCTACCCGTAGTAACAGCCAGAAATTATATAATCGAATGTATTATTAATAGAGTTTATGCTGACGGACTTTTTTTACCAAATCAGAAAGAGCTGTCTGGAATTATTGGTGTTAGTCTTTGTACTTTAAGAAATGCCCTTAAAATGCTAGAAACTGAAGGGTGGATAAAAATAGAACACGGCAAGGGCTCACTTGTTCTCCCCTTCATGTCATACGCCACCTTGATAACAGCAACATCTCGTATAGCGCATATGAAAAGTGATGAGTTAAGTAAGAAAATATATCAAGATGCATCGGATATAAAACAGCGCATTGAGCAAAAAATAGACCATTGTAACCTTGTACATCAACTATTCCTGAATGATTTAAAGAAAATAACATCGGCGATTAATATGGATACTTAA
- a CDS encoding IS4-like element ISPpr4 family transposase: MTMTLFEQHQLPCILESRLSKRYQTLIMEHMTVNSSNAPGVKSLRHHTQSWASTQATWRFYHNEDVTFPMLSGPMLGLARSGVKESQSRYVLMAHDWCHINFAKHHSKLDKTKMSHALDVGYELQASLLVDANTGAPIAPAGLNLLTSNGIYQCRSQELQPKQSHLDSLFDSIHWQEQLHLDKPLVHVVDREADSAKDLRRLGSVHWLTRTKKGSTFRHEGQFKTAEIISRTISPDLKGVISLRGKEGYLFVGETTVELHRKSEKLASAAPTCRFVMSLVTDDEGKELARWYLLSNVLDVDATEIATWYCHRWNIESWFKLLKSDGHQLEKWQQTTAESILKRLITASVATTLIFKLYSDSSDEANEFKGFLVKLSGRLTKRTKPVTQPSLLAGLWVFLQMCEVLDTYTMDEINAMRQIASSFFAQSV, translated from the coding sequence TTGACGATGACTCTTTTTGAACAACATCAATTACCCTGCATCCTTGAATCAAGATTATCTAAGCGTTATCAGACCCTTATAATGGAACACATGACAGTTAATTCTAGCAATGCACCAGGTGTAAAATCTCTTCGCCACCACACACAATCATGGGCATCGACACAAGCAACATGGCGTTTTTATCATAATGAGGATGTGACTTTTCCTATGCTAAGTGGCCCGATGCTGGGACTTGCTCGTTCTGGTGTGAAAGAAAGTCAAAGTCGATATGTATTAATGGCTCATGATTGGTGCCATATCAATTTCGCTAAACATCATAGTAAGTTAGATAAAACTAAGATGTCACACGCTCTCGATGTTGGCTACGAACTGCAAGCGTCTTTATTGGTAGACGCAAATACCGGCGCACCCATTGCTCCAGCAGGCCTTAACTTACTGACAAGCAACGGTATTTATCAATGCCGAAGCCAAGAGTTACAACCCAAGCAAAGTCACCTAGATTCACTCTTTGACAGCATTCATTGGCAAGAACAATTACATTTAGACAAGCCCCTGGTGCATGTTGTTGATAGAGAAGCAGATTCAGCGAAAGACTTAAGACGTTTAGGCTCAGTTCACTGGCTAACTCGAACTAAAAAAGGCTCAACGTTCCGTCACGAAGGTCAGTTTAAAACGGCTGAAATCATCAGTCGAACAATCTCCCCAGACTTGAAAGGTGTTATTTCTCTTCGAGGTAAAGAGGGCTATTTGTTTGTTGGTGAAACGACTGTTGAGTTACACCGGAAATCAGAAAAGCTAGCGTCAGCGGCGCCCACCTGTCGCTTTGTTATGAGCCTGGTCACGGATGATGAAGGTAAAGAGCTAGCAAGATGGTATCTGCTGTCTAACGTGTTGGATGTTGATGCAACAGAGATTGCAACGTGGTATTGCCATCGCTGGAATATTGAATCTTGGTTTAAGTTATTGAAGTCAGATGGTCATCAGTTAGAAAAATGGCAGCAAACTACTGCGGAGTCAATATTAAAGCGTCTGATCACAGCCAGTGTTGCAACGACGTTGATATTTAAGCTTTATTCGGACAGCTCGGATGAAGCTAATGAATTTAAAGGTTTTTTGGTTAAGCTGAGTGGTCGTTTAACTAAGCGAACAAAGCCTGTCACTCAGCCATCACTGCTTGCGGGACTATGGGTTTTCCTACAAATGTGTGAAGTACTAGATACCTACACCATGGATGAGATAAACGCGATGAGGCAAATAGCCAGTTCGTTTTTTGCTCAATCTGTGTAG
- a CDS encoding GGDEF domain-containing protein — protein MASFYKMSEVVFDKHQQLQDKAHTDELTGVKNRLGLHQEIDNAIDNAKREGTNLALCFLDLDGFKQVNDEMGHDYGDELLKTVATRLRHTLRSSDVIYRYGGDEFIVLLKGVRTIGNVHRVVESILSNVANLFVYKGRELPVKFSLGVAVAPDDAAESDKLIEYADIAMYESKREMKQQAKFFCVDMLKKVGDKY, from the coding sequence ATGGCGAGCTTCTATAAGATGAGTGAAGTGGTGTTTGACAAACATCAGCAACTCCAAGACAAAGCTCATACCGATGAACTAACAGGTGTAAAGAATCGGTTGGGACTGCATCAGGAAATTGACAACGCCATAGATAACGCCAAAAGAGAGGGGACTAACCTAGCTCTTTGTTTTTTAGATTTGGATGGATTTAAGCAGGTCAACGATGAGATGGGTCACGACTATGGAGATGAGCTGTTAAAAACGGTTGCCACAAGATTGAGGCATACCTTAAGAAGTAGCGATGTTATATACCGCTATGGGGGAGATGAATTCATTGTTCTACTAAAAGGTGTTAGAACCATTGGAAATGTACATAGGGTGGTAGAGAGCATTCTAAGTAATGTCGCTAATCTGTTTGTTTATAAGGGCAGAGAGTTGCCCGTTAAATTCAGCCTAGGTGTTGCGGTGGCTCCAGATGATGCGGCTGAGAGTGATAAGCTGATCGAATATGCCGATATTGCGATGTACGAATCCAAACGAGAGATGAAGCAACAAGCTAAATTTTTCTGCGTCGATATGCTTAAGAAGGTTGGTGATAAGTACTAG
- a CDS encoding IS3 family transposase (programmed frameshift), whose translation MSVKFTEAFKIQAVQKALNRSADSNIKDVADLLGVGFSTLTKWIRQAKNHEFEMASEAELKMMSNEKRPQDWTLEERLEIIIQCAALDEKAINELCRESGIYPHHIQQWKTDFVNGKKSSSVTSRSGEVKELKIENKALKKELNRKDKALAETAALLVLQKKGKRHLGSRRGQLITNSEREEILSLINEAQAAGARQSQACKIIGLNSKTIQRWKYNDNTHDKRLNAQRAPKNKLTDLERQRIINVANEATYANLPPNQIVPILADKGIYLGSESTFYRILKAHKLLNHRQRGKPCQKVKKPKALVATGPNQIYTWDITYLPTTVKGLFFYLYMVMDVFSRKVVGWQVHDNESSALAADLMTDICKREDIKRGQVVLHSDNGSPMKGATMLATLQELGIMPSLSRPSVSNDNPYSESLFRTLKYRPEYPEKAFLNIATSRRWVDDFVCWYNNEHRHSGIKFVTPAQRHTGRDIEILAQRTRLYHAAKARHPERWSGNIKNLEPVGSVYLNPEKGKANSKEVEAA comes from the exons ATGAGTGTAAAATTCACCGAAGCATTTAAGATACAAGCTGTTCAAAAAGCACTTAACCGATCTGCTGACAGTAACATTAAAGACGTTGCTGACTTATTAGGTGTTGGCTTTTCAACCTTAACCAAATGGATCCGACAAGCCAAAAATCATGAATTTGAAATGGCTTCAGAAGCTGAGTTAAAAATGATGTCTAATGAGAAACGTCCACAAGATTGGACTCTAGAAGAACGACTTGAAATTATCATCCAGTGTGCTGCCTTGGATGAGAAAGCTATCAATGAATTGTGTCGTGAAAGCGGCATTTATCCTCATCATATTCAGCAATGGAAGACGGATTTTGTTAATGGCAAAAAATCATCTTCAGTAACATCAAGATCGGGTGAAGTGAAAGAGCTGAAAATAGAGAATAAAGCACTTAAAAAAGAGTTAAACCGCAAGGATAAAGCGCTGGCTGAAACGGCCGCATTGTTAGTTCTCCAAAAAAAAG GTAAACGCCATCTGGGGAGCCGACGAGGACAGCTAATAACAAACAGCGAACGTGAAGAAATCCTTAGCTTGATCAACGAGGCTCAGGCAGCAGGAGCTCGGCAGTCTCAAGCCTGTAAAATTATTGGCCTGAATTCAAAAACCATACAGCGCTGGAAATATAACGATAACACTCATGACAAACGGCTAAATGCTCAAAGGGCACCCAAAAACAAGCTAACAGACTTGGAGAGGCAACGTATTATTAATGTTGCCAATGAAGCTACATATGCAAATTTACCCCCGAATCAGATAGTGCCGATACTGGCAGATAAAGGGATTTATCTGGGTTCTGAGTCAACATTTTATCGGATTTTAAAAGCACATAAGCTACTAAATCATAGACAACGGGGCAAACCGTGCCAGAAAGTAAAAAAACCAAAAGCATTGGTTGCAACGGGCCCAAACCAGATCTACACATGGGATATTACCTATTTGCCGACAACAGTGAAGGGATTATTTTTCTACCTTTATATGGTTATGGACGTTTTCAGTAGAAAAGTTGTTGGCTGGCAGGTACATGATAATGAGTCGAGTGCCTTAGCAGCAGATTTGATGACTGACATTTGTAAACGTGAGGACATTAAACGAGGCCAGGTGGTACTACATTCGGATAACGGTAGTCCGATGAAGGGAGCGACAATGTTAGCTACACTGCAAGAGTTAGGTATTATGCCATCGCTGAGCAGGCCGTCTGTAAGTAATGATAATCCGTATTCAGAGTCACTGTTTAGAACGTTAAAATACCGTCCTGAGTACCCTGAAAAAGCCTTTTTGAATATAGCCACATCACGTCGTTGGGTAGATGATTTTGTTTGTTGGTATAACAATGAACACCGACATAGCGGGATTAAATTTGTTACGCCAGCACAGCGTCATACAGGGAGAGATATCGAAATTTTAGCGCAACGAACTCGGTTATATCATGCTGCGAAAGCACGACATCCAGAGCGATGGAGTGGCAATATTAAAAATTTAGAACCAGTAGGCTCTGTATACCTGAACCCTGAAAAAGGGAAAGCTAATAGCAAAGAGGTCGAGGCGGCATAA
- a CDS encoding CHASE3 domain-containing protein, with product MSLKKKLLLLLTLLFLLFFVNVAFVHILESKSEDKLLWVNHTHQVLSTSDKLLISLADAETGQRGYLLTNDKHYLEPYLRAIKVTEDLLFELKRLTADNPKQQTLLKALEIDIDKKCAELKQSIDLFETDSTAALQLVSSDVGKQYMDNIRWYLLSFSSEENRLLEKRKGDYREVRAYISTIIIIEVLVMLFLAVFTFTIINKNLFEPLLKLIMVTKKMEKGAPCVRLLVASNFH from the coding sequence ATGAGTCTTAAAAAAAAATTATTACTTCTACTTACACTACTGTTTCTCTTATTCTTCGTGAACGTTGCCTTTGTTCATATTCTGGAATCAAAAAGCGAAGATAAACTGCTCTGGGTTAACCACACGCATCAGGTATTGTCCACCTCTGATAAATTACTGATTTCACTGGCTGATGCCGAGACAGGGCAGCGCGGTTATCTGTTGACCAATGATAAACATTATCTTGAGCCTTACCTCAGAGCTATAAAAGTCACCGAGGATTTGCTTTTTGAGCTTAAGCGTCTAACAGCTGATAACCCTAAGCAGCAAACGTTGTTGAAAGCACTAGAAATAGACATTGATAAAAAGTGTGCTGAACTGAAGCAATCTATTGATTTGTTTGAGACTGATAGCACTGCGGCACTGCAGCTTGTTAGTAGTGATGTGGGGAAACAGTATATGGATAATATACGCTGGTATCTGTTGTCCTTTAGTAGTGAGGAAAACCGCTTGCTCGAAAAGCGTAAAGGAGATTATCGAGAGGTCAGGGCTTATATCAGCACTATTATCATCATCGAAGTATTGGTAATGCTGTTTCTGGCAGTTTTCACTTTTACTATTATCAATAAAAATCTCTTTGAACCGCTGTTGAAATTGATAATGGTTACCAAGAAAATGGAGAAGGGAGCCCCCTGTGTCAGACTACTTGTCGCTTCTAATTTTCATTAG
- a CDS encoding DUF6444 domain-containing protein: MKKKLSFKEEPPTVNSLNEAQALIQELWEKLRHYEDKLSTSSKNSSKSPSSDGPKERAERKKLKALVAAVRLELNKVTRANGEN, from the coding sequence ATGAAAAAGAAATTATCATTTAAAGAAGAACCACCGACGGTAAATAGCCTCAATGAAGCTCAAGCTCTTATCCAGGAGCTATGGGAGAAATTGCGGCACTACGAAGACAAGCTCTCGACGAGTTCTAAAAACTCATCAAAGTCGCCATCATCTGATGGCCCAAAAGAGAGGGCTGAGCGAAAAAAGCTGAAAGCCCTCGTAGCGGCAGTAAGATTGGAGCTCAACAAGGTCACGAGGGCAAACGGCGAAAACTGA
- the tnpC gene encoding IS66 family transposase produces MSKLKKTDTVVPCVPSSLRPCCGDSHIAINQKPSYRHQVHEIPEPIVNITEYQVFHGRCQNCQTSVKGKRPQDTPQGIMGPNLMSYIALLAGQFHLSVRKIQELLKLQLGTSFSTGAISEAQGKVSSMLTPLHQAVRDAIQKAPMVHIDETSHIRNGESSLRWCWLMSSDDWVYERVLFSRSTHSAKVMLNEKFAGVVISDQCASYNWLNPEKHQFCLGHLKRNLQQMADYSGGGLTAFIGKRLTLLINMIFRTQHRYEEENISAEIYFRRMKRLRKSLTRWLHKGADVTTSRYSGRCKFILKHEVSLWVFLTAPLTIPLTNNEAERRLRGSVIMRKISFGTSSDRGDKFRGRIHTLVETCKKRSMSPFIALQQIVNAVVKKQPYPDIFNLCSG; encoded by the coding sequence CTGAGCAAACTCAAAAAGACAGATACTGTTGTACCCTGTGTGCCCAGTTCACTGCGCCCTTGTTGTGGCGATAGTCATATCGCGATTAATCAAAAACCATCCTATCGGCATCAAGTGCATGAAATCCCTGAGCCAATTGTAAATATTACTGAATATCAAGTCTTTCATGGCCGGTGTCAAAATTGCCAGACTTCCGTTAAGGGGAAGCGGCCTCAAGATACCCCACAGGGAATAATGGGCCCTAACCTCATGAGCTACATTGCCCTGCTGGCTGGACAGTTTCATCTCAGCGTTCGTAAAATACAAGAATTACTCAAGCTGCAGTTAGGCACCTCCTTTTCCACGGGCGCTATCTCTGAGGCTCAAGGAAAAGTATCATCGATGCTTACGCCTTTACATCAAGCCGTTCGAGACGCCATTCAAAAAGCGCCAATGGTTCATATTGATGAGACTTCTCACATCAGAAATGGTGAAAGCAGCCTACGCTGGTGTTGGCTGATGTCGAGTGATGATTGGGTCTATGAACGTGTTTTGTTTTCACGCTCAACCCACTCGGCAAAAGTGATGCTGAATGAAAAATTTGCTGGGGTTGTTATCTCCGATCAATGTGCCAGCTATAATTGGCTCAATCCTGAAAAACATCAATTTTGCTTAGGCCACCTAAAGCGAAATCTCCAACAAATGGCCGATTACAGTGGGGGTGGGTTAACCGCTTTTATTGGCAAACGACTGACTCTGCTTATCAATATGATTTTTCGCACTCAACATCGTTATGAAGAAGAAAACATTTCAGCGGAGATATACTTTCGGAGAATGAAGCGATTGAGAAAGAGCTTAACGCGCTGGTTACACAAAGGCGCGGATGTCACAACATCTAGATATAGCGGTCGATGTAAATTCATTCTTAAGCACGAAGTCAGTTTGTGGGTATTTCTGACGGCTCCCTTAACAATCCCATTAACCAACAATGAAGCCGAGCGCCGGTTACGTGGAAGCGTGATCATGCGAAAAATCAGTTTTGGTACAAGCTCCGATCGCGGTGATAAGTTTCGAGGCCGAATACACACTCTTGTTGAAACCTGCAAGAAACGAAGTATGTCACCATTTATCGCTCTTCAACAGATTGTCAATGCTGTCGTGAAAAAACAGCCATATCCTGACATCTTCAATCTTTGTTCAGGGTAG